Sequence from the Hamadaea flava genome:
CGTAACCTGCGACGAGCGTTCACTCCCAGCCGAGACGTCCACCACCCACAGTGAGGCCTTCCCGCCTGCGGACCGCGACGAGTCCACGACCACGGCAAGTTCCAGCTCAACCGGACCCACTTTGAACTTCAGATCCTTGCCCTCGCCGTGCCAGGCCGCACGCGACAGGTCGCCCCTCAGCTGAAAGATCAGGTCAGCGATCGTCACCTCGTCGGTGCTCACGGCACAGACTCCTTCCGCCAACAACCCAAGAGGCCATTTTGGCTGATCCATGGCAAAACCCGGGACTGATGTCGGCCAACAGACACCGCACGAACAACATCCAGCCCAGCCGTCAGGGATGTTGATCAGGGACTGTAAATTGCTCCTCTGTCAACAGGCTGCGCGGCGCACGATGTCGCTGCGCATTGCCTGGTTAGCGACGTCGGATAGACGGCGTTTGAGGACGCGTAGAGCTTCCATTCCGCCGTCTCCGCCCGGCCTTGCGGCGAGCGGGAGTTGGCGAGCTGGCTCGTGACAGCGCACCTGGCCGAGAACTTGTTCGCTACCAACGAACTGGGCGCGCAAACGTTCAAAATCGCTGTGCGGGACAGCCACCCAACACCCTGGTCCTACGCCCACTTCCGCAAGCAACTCTTCGCGGCCGCAAGAAAGAACCATGAAGACGCCGTCGAATGGCTGGTAGTCGCCGCGTTGAGACGTGAGCCCAGCTACGCGGTCGGCGAGATCCTCACTGGCCTCAGGGGAAATGCGGAGGCGCTGGGATCCGCCGCCGAAGTCGCAGCATTCCAAGCCCAACACCTGGCCGCCGAATCGCCCGAGTTGGCGATCGCCGCACAATTCTGGGAAGCGTTGCTCGCTGCGGACAGCCAGATCATCCCGCGGTCTGCCCTACATCCGCTCGGTCGGAGGGCGTTCGTCGATAGCGTGCCGAACGAGTCTTGGCCCCCAGCGATGGTACGAACACTGGAGCTGACCGGCGGCGAGATCGATATGTGCACGGAAGTCGCCGACCGCTGCTCCTGATCGGATACGGAGACGCTAGGAGCGTGAATACACTGCTCGGTCAGCACTCGAAGTCCTGCGGCAGTTGGCCGACCGGCCACTGATGCCAGAGAAATGCTTGAGACCTATGGATCGGGTCAGGAGGGGCGTACCTTCCCGATGATCGGATCGTAGGTCTCAAGCAAGGCCGACGTTGACGCGTCGGTCGGGAAGGCACGCCTGGTGTTGACTTTAGTCGCGGAGAACGGAGAGCGCCGCGAGGGCGTCCCGCTGCTGGATGACATCGTGCGGGAAGGCACCCGGCGGATGCTGACCGCGGCGTTGGAGGCCGAGGTCGATGCCTACCTGGCCGAGTTGGGGGCCGAGCGTGACGAACGCGGCCGCAAGCTGGTGGTACGCAACGGACACGCCCGGCCTCGGGAGGTGATGACCGCAGCCGGTGCCGTGCAGGTGGCGACGCCGCGGGTTAATGACAAGCGCGTCGACGAGACGACGGGTGAGCGGCGTCGGTTCCGGTCGCAGATCCTGCCGCCGTGGTGTCGCAGGTCGCCGCGGGTAGCCGAGGTACTGCCTCTGTTGTACTTGCACGGCCTGTCGACCGGTGACGTTGTGCCCGCGTTGGAGCAGTTCCTGGGCTCGGCGGCCGGTTGTCGTCGGCGACGATCACCCGGCTGACCAAGCAGTGGACCGACGACTACCACGCCTACAGCGCCCGAGACCTGTCCAGCGTGGGCTACGTGTACGTGTGGGCCGACGGCATCCACGTCAACGTCCGGCTCGTAGAGGACAAGCTGTGCTTGCTCGTTATCGTCGGGGTCCGTGCAGACGGGTCCAAGGAACTCGTCGCGCTGGCTGATGGTTACCGGGAGTCGACCGGGTCGTGGGCCGACCTGCTGCGCGACTGCCACCGTCGGGGCATGCGCGCCCCCGTTCTGGCCGTCGGCGACGGTGCGCTGAGGTTCTGGGCCGCGCTGCGCCAGGTGTTCCTCGACACTCGGGAGCAGCGTGACTGGGTCCACAAGACCACCAACGTCCTGGCCGCGCTGCCCAAGTCCGCGGACCCGGGAGCAAAGTCCGCCCTGGCCGAGATCTACAACGCCGAGGACAAACGCCACGCCCAGGCCGCGGCCAAACAGTTCACCGCCGCGTACGGGACCAAGTTCCCCAAGGCCACCGCGAAGATCACCGACGACCTGGACGTGCTGCTGAGCTTCTACGACTACCCGGCCGAGCACTGGGTGCACCTGCGCACCTCCCACCCGATCGAGTCGACGTTCGCCACCGTCAGGCACCGCACCCGCGTCACCAAAGGCCCCGGCAGCCGCGCCGCGGGCCAGGCCATGGCGTTCAAACTCATCGAATCGGCCCAAGACCGGTGGCGGGCAGTCAACGCACCACACCTAGTCGCCCTTGTCCGTGCAGGCGCGAGCTTCGTCGGCGGTCACCTCGTCGAGCGACCGGCGCAGGCGGTCGCCGCGTGAGCACTCCACCGCACCCGGCCGCCGGTGGGCGGTGGCCCACCGACAAGCTGACCGCGTTGCGGCTCGGCCAGCGGCTGGTCACCGAGGTGCCGGCCTCCGGGCCGGGCCGGCGCGCGTTCGTCGACATCACACCGATGAGAACCCCGGCCGACACCGACGCCTGGCGGCAGGGCTGGAAACGTCCCGACCACGCCCGCACGTTCCGCCTGCGGCACTGGGACTACGACGCCGACCTCATCGACGGCTTCGACTACGACATCAACGCCGTCCTCGTCAGGGAAGCGACCGCCGAAGGCGAACCTGAACTGATCACAACGCTCAAGACCTGGCAACTGGGTCCCGACCAGTTCCTCTACCCCTGGCAAACCGACGATCCGAGATAGGTCAGGCCGGAGAACTCATCCACAGGTCTTGACTATTCCTCCTGATGCCAAACTCCACACGTCTCCGCAATAGACTCCTCGATCTTGGTTTCCATGAGGCCGCCGAAGTTGGGAGATCACCCGGGATTAGGCCCGGAAGTCCAGGTCAGGTGCCACGGTCCCGTGGCACCGCCGTCCAGACCGGGGCCCACGCGCAGACCGCCTACCGGAATGAAGGATCGCGCCGGGACTGGTCAGACCGTTTCGGCGCGCAAGGTCGATCACATCGCGGGCCGATCGGCACGCATGGGGCTCAGCCATGGCGCGCCCCACGACCTTGCGGGAGTAGAGGTCGATCACAGTCGCCTATAGCGCCAGCCCTGCTTTGTCGGCAGGTCCGTGATGTCGCCGACGAACAGCTGCCCAGGTGCGGTGGCGGTGAAGCCGCGCCGAACAGGTCCGTCCGGATGCGACAGCCGGATCGTGCTTTGGTTGGGGTTGCGACGACAGCGGGAGACTCCGGCGATGTATCGTTGGCGCATGATCCGCTCGGCCTTCATGTAGTTGACCGGCTGGCCGCGTCTGCACAGTTCGGTGGCGACCCGCTCGGACCCGTACGCGCCCCTGGTTCTCGGCGTGGCCCGTGTTGATCACTGTGGCGAGCTGGTCTTCAGCGGCCTCGCGCGGGCGCATCGCGTTCCCACGCGTAGAACCCGGAGCCGCCCACATCCCAGGACCTGGCACAGCCACTCCACGCAGTAAGGGCGGTGCTCGGA
This genomic interval carries:
- a CDS encoding trypco2 family protein; this encodes MSTDEVTIADLIFQLRGDLSRAAWHGEGKDLKFKVGPVELELAVVVDSSRSAGGKASLWVVDVSAGSERSSQVTHRIKLTLQPIGPDGESSQISGLAEPGEERPE